One window of the Entelurus aequoreus isolate RoL-2023_Sb linkage group LG18, RoL_Eaeq_v1.1, whole genome shotgun sequence genome contains the following:
- the timm10 gene encoding mitochondrial import inner membrane translocase subunit Tim10, with protein sequence MDPMKAQQLAAELEVEMMADMYNRMTNACHRKCVPPHYKEAELTKGESVCLDRCVAKYLDLHERLGRKLTELSVQDEEMMRKAAVGSG encoded by the exons ATGGATCCCATGAAAGCACAGCAGCTTGCGGCCGAGCTGGAGGTGGAAATGATGGCTGACATGTACAACCG CATGACCAACGCCTGCCACAGGAAGTGTGTGCCGCCGCATTACAAAGAGGCGGAGCTGACAAAGGGCGAGAGCGTGTGCCTGGACCGCTGTGTGGCCAAGTACCTGGACCTCCACgagaggctgggccgcaagttgACAGAGCTCTCGGTCCAAGATGAGGAGATGATGAGGAAAGCGGCGGTGGGCAGCGGATAA